From one Triticum aestivum cultivar Chinese Spring chromosome 4B, IWGSC CS RefSeq v2.1, whole genome shotgun sequence genomic stretch:
- the LOC123092752 gene encoding nuclear transcription factor Y subunit C-2, translating to MENHQLPYTTQPPATGAAGGAPVPGVPGPPPVPHHHLLQQQQAQLQAFWAYQRQEAERASASDFKNHQLPLARIKKIMKADEDVRMISAEAPVLFAKACELFILELTIRSWLHAEENKRRTLQRNDVAAAIARTDVFDFLVDIVPREEAKEEPGSAALGFAAGGVGAAGGGPAAGLPYYYPPMGQPAAPMMPAWHVPAWEPAWQQGGADVDQGAGSFGEEGQGFTGGHGGSAGFPPGPLSSE from the coding sequence ATGGAGAACCACCAGCTGCCCTACACCACCCAGCCGCCGGCAACGGGCGCGGCCGGAGGAGCCCCGGTGCCTGGCGTGCCTGGGCCACCGCCGGTGCCACACCACCACCTGCtccagcagcagcaggcccagcTGCAGGCGTTCTGGGCGTACCAGCGGCAGGAGGCGGAGCGCGCATCGGCGTCCGACTTCAAGAACCACCAGCTGCCGCTGGCTCGGATCAAGAAGATCATGAAGGCCGACGAAGACGTGCGCATGATCTCCGCGGAGGCGCCCGTGCTCTTCGCCAAGGCCTGCGAGCTCTTCATCCTCGAGCTCACCATCCGCTCCTGGCTGCACGCCGAGGAGAACAAGCGCCGCACACTGCAGCGCAACGACGTCGCCGCTGCCATCGCGCGCACCGACGTCTTCGACTTCCTCGTCGACATTGTGCCCCGCGAGGAGGCCAAGGAGGAGCCCGGCAGCGCAGCCCTCGGGTTTGCCGCCGGAGGGGTTGGTGCGGCCGGTGGGGGCCCAGCCGCCGGGCTGCCGTACTACTATCCGCCGATGGGGCAGCCGGCGGCACCTATGATGCCGGCCTGGCATGTTCCGGCGTGGGAACCGGCGTGGCAGCAAGGCGGGGCGGACGTGGACCAGGGTGCCGGGAGCTTCGGCGAGGAAGGGCAAGGGTTCACGGGCGGCCATGGTGGCTCAGCTGGCTTCCCTCCTGGACCTCTAAGCTCCGAGTGA